One segment of Fusarium oxysporum f. sp. lycopersici 4287 chromosome 15, whole genome shotgun sequence DNA contains the following:
- a CDS encoding hypothetical protein (At least one base has a quality score < 10), with protein sequence MAALLDFIIDSFRFSEAAIESQKQPRPSSAESLRALIGKSEFLKMRAKWQEETGEPPESAQVGLKRPAGQ encoded by the exons ATGG CTGCACTATTGGACTTTATTATTGACTCGTTTCGTTTTTCGGAAGCGGCTATTGAAAGCCAGAAACAGCCACGACCGAGTAGCGCAGAGTCTCTCAGAGCTCTCATTGGAAAGTCCGAGTTTCTTAAGATGAGAGCCAAATGGCAAGAAGAGACAGGTGAGCCGCCAGAGTCAGCACAAGTCGGTTTAAAGCGGCCAGCGGGGCAGTAA
- a CDS encoding hypothetical protein (At least one base has a quality score < 10), producing the protein MAGLLRNRFLILIFTIYMVSYLMISVSAAPSKRADVPGRYDVVIYGNTAAAIAAAVQTKRMKKTVAIVFPGHTLGGLTTSGLGWTDSKNGDSIGGIAREFYGKVYTHYQKSTSWRQETRAGYIGRRIGAQPGPAIDEGKKVQWTFEPKVAEYILEKWMKDGKIPIFRNQGIDRSKSGVVKKNGQITSFKTLTGDVFQAKMFIDASYEGDLMEAAGISYRTGRESLDDYNESAAGFRLGGLEQLSKIDPYKKKGDPSSGLISGVGRIVKNPDAIKGQGDAFRLQSYNFRLSLTRQAGNRIPFIKPADYVESRYEMLLRYFESGYTGTPFTSQLMPNIKTDTTDIMGLAEPCSYTQGFFWTLANHPRIPQSFRTRVNAWGYAKDEWANNGNWPYEIYIREARRMDGGYTMKQSDIQSPPARPNHSIGLGAYTLDVHQVERVLVDGKIRDEGKVHVPTPGPFNIPLPAILPKASEATNFLNPVTLSATHIAYSAIRMEPTYMILGQSAATAACLAIDQGVKIQDVDRAKLIARLKADKQLL; encoded by the exons ATGGCAGGTCTTCTTAGGAATCGattcctcatcctcatcttcactaTTTACATGGTGTCGTATCTTATGATATCTGTTTCAGCCGCTCCATCAAAACGAGCAGATGTCCCAGGTAGATATGACGTGGTCATTTACGGTAACACAGCCGCTGCGATAGCTGCTGCGGTACAGACCAAGCGCATGAAAAAGACTGTAGCGATTGTGTTTCCCGGCCATACGCTAGGTGGCCTCACAACATCGGGCCTTGGCTGGACAGATTCCAAGAACGGAGACTCTATCGGCGGTATTGCCAGAGAGTTCTATGGCAAGGTTTACACACACTACCAGAAAAGCACTTCATGGAGGCAAGAGACACGTGCAGGATACATTGGACGAAGGATTGGTGCTCAACCAGGACCTGCCATCGAtgagggcaagaaggtcCAGTGGACTTTTGAGCCCAAGGTTGCCGAGTACATCTTGGAGAAGTGGATGAAGGATGGAAAGATTCCCATCTTCCGCAACCAGGGTATTGATAGATCCAAGAGTGGTGTGGTCAAGAAGAATGGTCAGATCACTTCTTTCAAGACACTCACTGGGGATGTTTTCCAGGCAAAGATGTTTATCGATGCTAGCTACGAAGGTGATCTCATGGAGGCTGCCGGCATTTCCTATCGTACGGGACGCGAAAGTTTGGACGACTACAACGAGTCAGCAGCTGGTTTCCGTCTTGGTGGCCTCGAGCAGCTCTCTAAAATTGATCCatacaagaagaagggcgacCCAAGCAGCGGTTTGATTTCTGGTGTCGGACGAATAGTCAAGAACCCCGATGCCATCAAAGGTCAGGGCGATGCCTTTCGCCTTCAGTCCTACAATTTCCGTCTCAGTCTCACAAGGCAGGCTGGCAATAGAATCCCTTTCATCAAGCCTGCTGACTACGTCGAGTCTCGATACGAAATGCTCTTGCGTTACTTTGAGTCGGGCTACACAGGCACCCCTTTCACCAGCCAGCTCATGCCCAACATCAAAACTGACACCACTGATATTATGGGTCTGGCTGAACCCTGT TCTTACACACAAGGCTTCTTCTGGACATTGGCTAATCACCCTCGCATCCCACAATCCTTCCGCACAAGGGTAAATGCTTGGGGATATGCCAAGGACGAGTGGGCGAACAATGGTAACTGGCCTTATGAGATTTATATCCGAGAGGCACGTCGTATGGATGGTGGATATACTATGAAGCAGAGCGACATCCAGTCTCCCCCAGCACGACCAAACCACAGCATTGGTCTAGGCGCCTACACCCTCGATGTGCATCAGGTCGAGCGTGTGCTTGTTGATGGGAAGATCCGCGATGAGGGCAAAGTACATGTGCCTACACCAGGTCCCTTCAACATTCCCCTTCCCGCTATTCTTCCCAAGGCGAGCGAAGCGACCAATTTCCTCAACCCTGTCACGTTAAGCGCCACTCACATTGCCTATTCGGCCATCCGTATGGAGCCCACCTACATGATCCTTGGTCAGAGTGCTGCCACTGCGGCATGTCTTGCCATTGATCAGGGTGTCAAGATTCAAGACGTGGATCGTGCAAAGTTGATTGCAAGGCTCAAGGCGGATAAGCAGTTGCTATGA